Proteins from a genomic interval of Denticeps clupeoides chromosome 20, fDenClu1.1, whole genome shotgun sequence:
- the LOC114770089 gene encoding tapasin-like — MSEFSTIYKICIIAFAALILHVSGNRCPDMECWFVQEKPGRGGGFSAAMSQEKSMMFIRTEPHSEESKTQQHPPPADISPARIYYVTDPAGSFCQLPLHRPKGSVKKPQCEINPFSPQPSIVPWARALTDTAQSPIYLQAEWLSVSAQGLDGKLVLSNVMRAPSGSQEPSVILSIISKTAAVQSRLGERVMLDCGFWVDPSSPLFGVGFSVEWRYQFRGEGRLVLAYDAKNDRFADTTETGAELDLDALYKTGNASMVLEEAQVRHSGTYICTVYLPNVLAQVTMDLEIVELPSLSVFPNPLPLVVPGQSVSVQCEASGFFPLTLDLSWEFVGFDGKSLSLGQGSVTGHRQASDGTISQSTQLELNLARLDLGRGGEVTCVAVHAGGTRRTNVTLNIIGVSAPSIEDSMAMVAVALVLYGLIKIISWTFTSSGTTDLDRNEKKEI, encoded by the exons ATGAGCGAGTTCTCGACTATTTACAAAATCTGCATTATCGCGTTTGCAGCGCTTATCCTTCATG TATCTGGAAACAGATGTCCTGACATGGAGTGCTGGTTTGTCCAGGAGAAaccaggacgaggaggaggttTCTCGGCAGCTATGAGCCAGGAGAAGTCCATGATGTTCATCAGAACTGAGCCACACAGCGAGGAATCCAAAACCCAGCAGCACCCTCCTCCTGCAGACATTAGCCCTGCCCGAATCTACTACGTCACTG ACCCTGCTGGTTCCTTCTGCCAGCTCCCCCTCCACAGACCTAAGGGCAGCGTGAAGAAGCCCCAGTGTGAGATCAACCCTTTCAGCCCACAGCCCTCCATTGTTCCATGGGCCAGAGCCCTGACTGATACGGCCCAGAGCCCCATCTACCTGCAAGCAGAGTGGTTGTCTGTGTCTGCGCAGGGCCTCGATGGAAAGCTGGTGTTGTCCAATGTGATGCGGGCTCCCTCAGGATCCCAGGAGCCAAGTG TGATCCTCAGTATAATCAGCAAAACTGCTGCAGTCCAGTCCAGACTGGGCGAGCGAGTGATGCTGGATTGTGGTTTCTGGGTGGATCCATCCTCTCCCCTCTTTGGGGTGGGCTTCTCTGTGGAGTGGCGTTATCAGTTCCGGGGTGAGGGACGTCTGGTCCTTGCCTACGATGCCAAAAATGACCGTTTTGCTGACACAACTGAAACGGGCGCCGAGCTGGATTTGGATGCCCTGTACAAGACGGGAAATGCATCAATGGTCCTTGAGGAAGCCCAGGTCCGCCATTCAGGAACCTACATCTGCACAGTGTACCTGCCTAACGTACTGGCCCAGGTGACGATGGACCTGGAGATAGTGG agcTCCCATCCCTCTCCGTGTTCCCCAACCCGCTCCCTCTTGTTGTGCCCGGCcagtctgtgtctgtgcagTGTGAGGCGTCAGGATTCTTCCCTCTCACTCTGGATCTGTCCTGGGAGTTTGTGGGATTCGATGGTAAATCCTTGTCCCTGGGCCAGGGCAGTGTGACAGGCCATCGTCAGGCATCTGATGGAACCATTAGCCAGAGCACCCAACTGGAGCTGAATTTGGCCAGGCTGGACCTCGGACGTGGAGGAGAGGTCACCTGTGTGGCTGTTCATGCAGGTGGAACTAGAAGGACCAATGTGACTCTAAATATCATCG GAGTAAGTGCTCCCTCTATTGAGGACTCTATGGCGATGGTTGCTGTGGCTTTGGTGCTTTATGGtctgattaaaataatttcttggACTTTCACTTCATCAG GTACTACTGATTTGGACAGAAATGAGAAG AAAGAAATCTGA